The following proteins come from a genomic window of Proteiniphilum propionicum:
- a CDS encoding S26 family signal peptidase, with protein MFSFILLRVFVFGSYKIPTDSMEPTIIPGDYVWVNKLAYGAR; from the coding sequence GTGTTTAGTTTCATCCTGCTGCGCGTATTTGTTTTCGGTTCGTACAAAATCCCCACCGATTCCATGGAGCCTACAATCATTCCCGGCGATTACGTATGGGTAAACAAACTGGCTTATGGCGCCCGGTAG